TGCCCACTCCGCAGGGCCTACACTGTCGCATTCCGCCTGCGCTCCGGCACGGCGAATTCAACCCACCCCGTTCATTCCCCATCCCGCACGGAGGACCCCCGCATGACCTCAACCCAGAGCAAGTGGCTCGAAGCCGAACTGAAGTACGACAGCCGCGTCGTCGGTAAGCACGAGGTCGTCATGACCCGCGGGCAGGGCAGCGTCGTCTGGGACGAAACCGGCCGCTCGTACATCGACTGCGTCGCCGGGTACGGCGTGGCGAACATCGGCCACTGCCACCCGGACGTCGTGAAAGCCATCCGCGATCAGGCCGAGCGGCTGCTCGTCATGCCCCAGAGCCTCCCGAACGACAAACGCGCCGAGTTCCTGACCGAACTGGTCGGCGTGACGCCCGCCGGACTGGACCGCGTGTTCCTGTGCAACAGCGGCACCGAAGCCATGGAGGCCGCGAAGAAGTTCGCGATCACCGCCACGGGCCGCAAGCGCTTCGTGAGCATGAAGCGCGGCTTCTCGGGCCGCAGCCTGGGCGCGCTGGCGTTCACCTGGGAACCCAAGTACCGCGAACCCTTCGGTGAGGCTGTGGACAACCGCAACGTGGACTTCGTGACGTACGGGAACATCGAGGAACTCCGCGCCGCGATCACCGACGAGACCGCCGCCGTCATTCTGGAACCCGTGCAGGGCGAGGGCGGCGTGCGGCCCGCCAGCCCCGAATTCATCCAGGAGGCCCGCCGCCTGACGCAGGAGAAGGGCGCGCTGCTGATCCTCGACGAGATCCAGACCGGCTTCTGCCGCACCGGGAAGATGTTCGCCGCCGAGCACTACGGCGTCGTGCCCGACGGCATGACCCTCGCGAAGGCCATGGCGGGCGGCGTGCCCATCGGCGCGTTCGTCATGACCGCCGACGTCGCCGACCGCATGCCCGCCGGGGGTCACGGCGGCACGTTCGGCGGGAACCCGCTGGCGATGGCCGCCGGGGTCGCCGCGATCCGCGCCATGAAGCGCGAGGGCATGGCCGAGCAGGCCCGCGAGAAGGGCGCGTACTTCATGGAGCGACTGCGCGCCATCCAGAGCCCCAAGATCCGCGAGGTGCGCGGCCTGGGCCTGATGATCGGCGTGGAACTGAAAGAAAAGAGCGCCCCGTACATCCACGCGCTGGAACACGAGGAGGGCGTCCTGACCCTCCAGGCGACGCCGCTCGTCGTGCGTTTCCTGCCGCCCGTCACCATCAGCCGCGAGCAGATCGACACCGTGGTCGCCGCGTTCGAGCGCGTCCTGAACAGCGTGAACCCCCGCGCCGAACGGCAGGCGGAACTGGCCGCCGCGCAGAAGGAAGAGAAGCAGACCGAGTAACGTGACCTCACCTGTCCCACGCCTTGCCCGAGCGGGTGGGCGTGGGATTGCTGTTCCTCGGGAGGGACGCTACTCACCGGACGGCCGTGGGCGCCCCTGTCCCTACCTCCGGTCAACCCAGGCAGTGGATCACCGCCCGCCCACCGCTGTAACTGGGAGCCAATGCAGAAACCCCCGCCGGGGCGAGGGCTTCCGCGTTCATCTGGTGCCGGTGAGGGGACTCGAACCCCTACGGTTTCCCGCTCGATTTTGAGTCGAGTGCGTCTACCATTCCGCCACACCGGCCGGTGCGTGGGGAATGGTAGCGCGTGCGCGCGGGCTGGTCAAACGGGCGTGGAGTCAGGGGCCGCGCCGATGCGGGCGCCGATGTCGCGCCGCAGTTGCGCGCCGGGGAAGCCCACGCGGTCCGCGAGGGCGTACGCGCGGCCCAGCGCGCCGTTCAGGGTGTCCGCGACGGCGGTGACGGCCAGCACGCGGCCCCCATTGCTGATCAGTCCGGCGGCGCTGTCGGCGGTGCCCGCGTGGTAGATGACCTCGTCCGGGCCGGGGTCGGGGAGGGTCAGGGGAATGCCTTTCTGAGGTTCGCCGGGGTAGCCGGGCGCGGCGAGGATGATGGTGGCGCTCGCGGCGTCACGGAAGCGCACGTCGTCGGGCCGGAGCTGCCCGCGCGCGGCGTCCAGGGCGTGCTGCGCGAGGTCGCTTTCCAGCAGCGGCAGGACGGCTTCCGCCTCGGGGTCGCCGAAGCGGGCGTTGAACTCCACAACCTTCGGCCCTTGCGGGGTGAGCATCAGTCCGGCGTACAGCACGCCCCGGAACGGGTGCCCGTCAGCGCGCATGCCCGCCAGGGTGGGCTCGATGATGTCGCGCCGCACGACCTCCAGCGCCTCGGCGCTGATCGGGAAGGGGCAGATGACGCCCATCCCGCCGGTCATGGGGCCGGTGTCGCCCGCGTGGATGGTCTTGTGGTCCTGACTGGGGGGCGTCAGGGCGTACGCGCTGCCGTCGGTCAGGGCCAGCACCGTGACCTCCTGACCGGTCATGAAGTCCTCGATGACCGCCTGCGCGCCGGGCTGAGTGAAGATGTCCCACAGCGCCGCGTGCGCCTCCTCGGCGGTGTGGGCGATGGTGACCCCCTTCCCGGCCTTCAGGCCCGCGTCCTTCACCACGATGGGCGGCGTCAGGGTCGCCACGTGCGCCCCGGCCGCGCCCAGGTCGCTGAAGGTGTGGTGCGCGGCGGTGGGAATGCCGTGGCGGTGCATGAACGCCTTGCTCCAGGCCTTGTCGCCCTCCAGGCGGCTCGCGGCGCGTGACGGGCCGAACGCTGGGATGCCCAGCGCCTCGCACTCGTCCACGACGCCCGCCGCGAGGTACGCCTCCGGCCCCACGATGACCACGTCGGCCGCCTCGGTGCGGGCCAGCTGCGCGAGGCTGGCGGCGTCCTGCGCGCTGCCGATCACGCGGGCCATCTGCGCGATGCCGGGGTTGCCGGGCGTGCACAGCACCTCGTGCCCCGCGCGGACGCAGGCGTGCACGATGGCGTGCTCGCGCCCGCCGCCGCCGATCACCAGGACGCGCATCAGGCGTTCCCCCGCGCCGCCTGCCGCTGCCAGTAGCGCAGCAGCCCCTGCACGCTCATCCACGGCGGGCACGCGAAATCGTAACGGGCGGGCAGGGTCGGGTCTTCCATCTTGAGTTCGTGCATCAGGTCCTCGGTGAAGGCGGTCGTGATGGCCTGCGGGTCCAGTCCGGCCGTCAGGCCCGCGCGGACGCGCTGAGCGTCGGCAGTCATGGTGGCGCGCAGCCCGGCCCAGTGGCCCGGCGTGTTCGGGTACGCCCCGAAGTGCGCGAGGTGCAGCGTCCGGGCGTCCAGCGTCTCCAGCACGGAGAGGCTGCCTTGCCACGCCTCCAGATTGATGTCCGGCGGGGGCGTGGGCGCGCGGGGTGTCTGGGCAACGTCCAGCCGGATGCCGCCCACGTCCCCAAGGAACAGGTCGTCCACCGCGTGGTACGACACGTGGTGCACGGCGTGCCCCGGCGTGTAGAGGACCTGCACGGGCACGCGGCCCAGCGTCAGCGTCTCGCCGCCGCTCAGGACGGTCAGGCGCGCGGGATCGATGGGCTGCATGGTGCCCCACAGGGTGTCCATGTGCTCCCCGTAGATCTGCGTGGCGCTCGCCAGCAGCCGCTCCGGGCGGGACAGGTGCGCCGCGCCCCGCTCGTGCACGTACGCGCGGGCCTGCGGCACCCGGTCCAGCACCGTGCCCGCCGCGCCCGCGTGATCGAAGTGTATGTGCGTCAGCAGGACGTGCCGCACGTCCGCCAGGGACGCGCCCAGCCCGGCCAGTCCGGCCTCCAGCGCGCCCAGGGTGCTGCCCGGCCCGGTATCCACGACCGCCAGCCCGTCCCCGGTGTCGAACACGCTGGACGCGATCACGCCCGGCGTGTTCTGGAAGTTCAGGTCGAGCGTGTGGACCGTCATGCCTTCCCGGTCAGGCGCGCGCCCAGCAGCAGCAGCGCCGCCGCGTACTGCACGTACGCGATCATCCGGATGACCCGCACGTTCGCCGCCGCGCGCAGCGGGCCGAACGTCATCGCCAGGATCAGGGTCGCGCTGAGGAGGATGAAACCGAACACAAGCCAGAGTGCCATGACGCGCAGGATACCCCGACCCCCAGAGGAACCGCCGGGACGCCCTACCTGATCACTCGCGCCTGCGGCTGCTGATCGCGATCAGCGCGTCCCAGCTGTCCGGCTGCCCCGGATCGTCCAGCGCCGTGCGGTTGCGGCCCGTGAACCCGCACCTGCGGCAGCGGTGCACGATCACCCAGCCTTTCTTCCCGCTCTGGTCCACGTCCACGGGTTCCATGACGCCGTGGCAGTCGCAGGCGCGGTCGCCGGGCATGACGTCCACATGCAGGCTGTGCAGGCACGCCGGGCAGTGGTTGCGGACCGACCCGTTCTGAAGGGGATG
This region of Deinococcus sp. JMULE3 genomic DNA includes:
- a CDS encoding acetylornithine/succinylornithine family transaminase, encoding MTSTQSKWLEAELKYDSRVVGKHEVVMTRGQGSVVWDETGRSYIDCVAGYGVANIGHCHPDVVKAIRDQAERLLVMPQSLPNDKRAEFLTELVGVTPAGLDRVFLCNSGTEAMEAAKKFAITATGRKRFVSMKRGFSGRSLGALAFTWEPKYREPFGEAVDNRNVDFVTYGNIEELRAAITDETAAVILEPVQGEGGVRPASPEFIQEARRLTQEKGALLILDEIQTGFCRTGKMFAAEHYGVVPDGMTLAKAMAGGVPIGAFVMTADVADRMPAGGHGGTFGGNPLAMAAGVAAIRAMKREGMAEQAREKGAYFMERLRAIQSPKIREVRGLGLMIGVELKEKSAPYIHALEHEEGVLTLQATPLVVRFLPPVTISREQIDTVVAAFERVLNSVNPRAERQAELAAAQKEEKQTE
- the purD gene encoding phosphoribosylamine--glycine ligase is translated as MRVLVIGGGGREHAIVHACVRAGHEVLCTPGNPGIAQMARVIGSAQDAASLAQLARTEAADVVIVGPEAYLAAGVVDECEALGIPAFGPSRAASRLEGDKAWSKAFMHRHGIPTAAHHTFSDLGAAGAHVATLTPPIVVKDAGLKAGKGVTIAHTAEEAHAALWDIFTQPGAQAVIEDFMTGQEVTVLALTDGSAYALTPPSQDHKTIHAGDTGPMTGGMGVICPFPISAEALEVVRRDIIEPTLAGMRADGHPFRGVLYAGLMLTPQGPKVVEFNARFGDPEAEAVLPLLESDLAQHALDAARGQLRPDDVRFRDAASATIILAAPGYPGEPQKGIPLTLPDPGPDEVIYHAGTADSAAGLISNGGRVLAVTAVADTLNGALGRAYALADRVGFPGAQLRRDIGARIGAAPDSTPV
- a CDS encoding MBL fold metallo-hydrolase, which produces MTVHTLDLNFQNTPGVIASSVFDTGDGLAVVDTGPGSTLGALEAGLAGLGASLADVRHVLLTHIHFDHAGAAGTVLDRVPQARAYVHERGAAHLSRPERLLASATQIYGEHMDTLWGTMQPIDPARLTVLSGGETLTLGRVPVQVLYTPGHAVHHVSYHAVDDLFLGDVGGIRLDVAQTPRAPTPPPDINLEAWQGSLSVLETLDARTLHLAHFGAYPNTPGHWAGLRATMTADAQRVRAGLTAGLDPQAITTAFTEDLMHELKMEDPTLPARYDFACPPWMSVQGLLRYWQRQAARGNA
- a CDS encoding RNHCP domain-containing protein is translated as MSGERRFTVQGTNNSFTCANCGTLVHPLQNGSVRNHCPACLHSLHVDVMPGDRACDCHGVMEPVDVDQSGKKGWVIVHRCRRCGFTGRNRTALDDPGQPDSWDALIAISSRRRE